AGAAATCCCAGCTGAGCAACCAGCACCAGCAGTCCAAGGGTACAGCTCTAAGGCATGGTATCCTGTCACTCAGCACGTACtctctttaaaaaaaaagaaaaaagaaacacgTACTCTTTTTCTAGGCTGCCCTAGATAGCATCAGCACATTCATTCGCTCATTTTTCAAATATATTTTTGTCATGTACAAGCGTACAGCTAAATCACATTAAAACGGCCCAATAAAATTATTACCCACGCACTGCACTGTGTTGGGTCACAGTTGGCACAATACTTTGTTCACCATGATTTCACAATCGCCACTCTTGGGTTTATGCGTGAGTTTTGCCTTTTTTCCAAGCAAAATTTTGTGCTCACTAACTCATAATTGTACACATTATTATGGCAAAAACCTGAGCAAATTTTGGTTCCTTTATGTTATGGTAGTGATGCGAAATTGTCTAGATGCTCTCAGCAGAAATTCATAAGATTGATATGAATCTGGTGCCTCTTTAATTTGTTGCCTGACATCAATGAGGTTCATAAAAATATGGAATAAGCTGATTTtttagaaatgaaaaaaaatccctagcctctgcaacTGTACACAGATAAATTATTGCGTAGTTTTCAGTTCAATTGCTATTTGTAAAAATACGGGAGCAGAGCCAGGTGTGCAAAAATAAGAGAAAAAAATTCGTAACAAAATTCTAACATTGTTGTTCCATCTGTTCTTGATGAACATATCCAATGGTTTTCGATGCTTTAAATATGCCGAGCACAAGAAAGGGACTTATTACTAAGCGAAACTCATGTGAAAAAAAGATGAGTATGTGACTTATAGGTGACCTTGTTTTGATCAAACATGTAAGCAAAGGTCCAAAGGTTGTACTACCGATGCAATTTAACATATGAACAACATGATTTACAGGTTGCCCGCCCTCGAAATTAAAGGCGAAACCTGAGGTACAAATAATGTCCAAGCAGCAGTAAAACACTGGATACGAGAAATATAAAGTAGGCAACAAATGAAAAATACTGTGAGGAAGTGAATGAAATTTGACAATGACGTCGTACCAATCTGTGTACAAGCGGCTCAGGAAATGCGCACGCCGTGTACAGCAGAGAGTGCCACTGCACAGCAGTGAGATGATGATCACGGCCGGCCGGGGTGCCCATCTCCAGTGAATTGAAGCAGCTAGCAGCTGAACCAACGCTGAAGGCTCTCGTTGAGCAGGATACGGAGCGCAGGATCCTCCTGTTACAACTCCTATTCCGTAATAAGCACACTAAATGCTGCGCCGGTATTATATTGTTCGTGGCTGGccggtgatttttttttttgacagatgaGATCTTAAAAAACACTTGAGAAATGATTgggaattttaaaaaaaaccttgAGAAATGGTTGGGAATTTTAAAAAAGCACTTGAGAAATGGTTGggaatttctttttttcctgtGGTTTAAATCGTGTTTGCAACTCACTGGATCATTGTTCAACGATGTTATGGTTACAGCATTAGCCCAAACTGATTAACTTTCCTCTTTTCCATCTCTTTCGTCACCTGCATGCCCATAGGCCATAGGCCCAACTATGTAGTCGGCCCATGTGCACTAGTAGCAttgagctctctctctctctctctctctctctctctctctctctctctctctctctctgtttttttatttaaatacaAGGCCCAAATTAGCTCAAAGAACCTGGCCCAGTCTTGTGGAAAAAAAAACCTTCATCAAACACGATAACAGGGAGGGTTTACTTTGTAGAAaagagttatatatatatatattggatTACTGGATCCACCTAACAAGttgataaaataaactaaaatatcATTACACATAAATAATTTAGAAGGAGAAATAAACTAGAGTAGTATATCATCGTAATTAATTAGCTGATTCAAAAAATACCATTGGTGCATCCTTAGTTGCTGGCCTTTTGAGTTGAGTAAGCATGACTTTAACGTGACAAAAAGGGTTGTTAATTAAATAAATAGTTTCCCGTGTGGTAGTAGTGAAATTTTAAGCCCAATATAGTCACTCCCGTATTTGCAAGCATATCTAGGGAGAATGGATCTCGTTCTATAAATAAAATGGATCACAAGGGAATTCTACAAACGTTTAGTAAACATGTCTTTTTTTCATAGATTATGGAAAGTATGCCGCGTGTTTTAGACGACAAAATAGATTTTAAACGTACAAAATTGACAGTATTTCAGAAAGAGAAAAGGGCTCATCAAATACGAAGAACGTCTCCTTTACAGTGTGCAGATTGCAAGATTCCAATTTGGAACCTTAAGAGCGATCAATTACTTAAGCAGCATATCCCAGCAGGCACAAGAAAGTTCAAGCAGCAGTCACATCAGAGATCAGAACGAAATGGTTTCTTCCCCATCTTGATAATTTACACGCATGGCACattcttcagagttcagaccctCACGCACACTCTGTTTCCCGGTAAAATCAaacgcagcagcagccagcattGCTCACAGGCTGGGCGTCCtctcggcggcgccggagaTGACGGTGAGGAGGTTGTTGCCGAAGGGGTCGCTGAGGTGCTTGGCGAGGTTCTCGACGGGGCCTTCGCCGGTGACGTACGCCTGGATGAAGAAGGCGAGCATGGAGAACATGGCCAGCCggccgttcttgatctccttcaCCTTGAGGATGGCAGCCTGGTCGGGGTCGCTGGCCAGGCCCAAGGGGTCGAACGGGCCGCCGGGGTGCAGCTTGTCCTCCAGGTCCAGGCCGTTGATGATCCGGTAGTactcggcgccgccgacgaggacgaccTCGGCGATGACGGCCACCACCAGGTTGATGGGGATGCTGTTGCCGAAGTAGCTGAGGGTGTTGCCGTCCAGGAGCAGGGCGCCGGTCTGCAACCATTGCCGTGGCGCCATCCATGAGTTCAGGCTTCTAGCTACTTTCAGAGATTGCAATACTACTCTACCCACTGGAATGTGAAATCTATGCAAAACTATGCTGCGTCTTGTgttctatatatatattctttctCGTAAATTCAATGGCACGCAATTCTTCGGCGCatttgagaaagaaaaaaatgctaCTGAAGTGTGAATATTCTGAGAGAGCCGGTGATCAGGACCTTGAACCAGACGGCCTCAGGGCCGCAGTTGGCGCCGAACTTGTTGCACGCCTCCGGGATgacggcaccggcggcgccgagcaTGGCCCACCTGGCATGGATCAGCTCGTAGGCCTGGTACCTGCAGGGTTATAGTAAGTGAGGTCATTAGAATCTACATGTTCATCAGTGTCCAGGCAGTGCAGGCGATTTGTTGCAAGGGATAGAGATATGAGACTCACTTGGCGAAGTCCCCTGGCTTCTTGCCCAGACCAAAAGGATCGTAGCCATAGCTGCAAGTTGGAAGGGCAAGATGGCTCAGTTCAGATGCATTCAGTTGGATTTTATGCTGCATTTCATTTGAACAAAAAGTAGAACCAGAGACAGCCTTAATAGTTGATGAACACTGCTGCTTAAAAGTGTGAGAAAATTAGTCACAAAAAAAAGTGTGAGAAAATTAGCCAAAATTTAAAATGCTGGTCTGAATGTTTGAGACAGGTCTGTGCTTTCAGAAGGAATTTGACAGACAGCAAAGTTGCGCCATTAGGCGTGAACAATCTGAATTTGACAACCAAACTACTTCTTTTCACAAATGTATTCTTTTCTCCCAGTATATGATACACTGTCTATTTTTCAAACCAACAAGTAGTACTTAACCTGATTTCAGCCAAAACTACCAACTGAAATCCAAATTTTCTAAAACAAATATgaagatagctttggataggagcgcttggaaactagctatcaatgtaCCTGAACCGTGacttttgtttcttttgggttttATCTCTAgcataccccaacttgcttggaaaaaatgctatgttgttgttgttgtaaataTGAATCCTATGGCAAGCAAAATTAGAGTAAATTAGAGTTTATTATGTGACTTACTCTCCAGCGACCTCTCCCGTGAGGTACTCCGGCACCTCCGAGCGGTCCAAGAGACCATCCGGCAGGAAGATCCTCCTGTCAGGGCCTATCAAgaaacacacacatacacacacaaaaAGGCAATCATCACACAAGAGGCTCCTGAATTTTCATGGCGAAGCACTTAAAAACGCCAAATAGAAGTGATCCCAGAAGTTGTGCAATCTCAGTAATCAGGTTCTAGTCTACTCACCATACCACTTGGCGAGCTCATCGCTGATGTCCGGGGATGAGGATGATACGGCGGCGGGCTTGGGCTTCTGGGCAGGCTTCTTTTTGAAGAGGGAGACGATCTTCTGCGCCCCAGCGGTCGGTGTagtggtggcataccgggaggAGCCGGCAAAGTTGAGCTGGGTGCCGAGGATCTTCGATGGAGCGAGCGCCGCCATTGCCGCAGACCCACAATTCAGAGGAAGATTGCAGCAGGAGGGGATGGCTGATGGGCGTTTGTGGAGGGAAAGATAAGCTAGTTTAAATGGATGGAAATGGGGATCGGAGGATGCTGTGGGCCTAGCTGAGATTTGGCAATAGGAGCTGCCATTGGCTGGGTGCCCAGGAGGGCTATCTATTGCTTGGAGGCGATTGGGCAGGCCATGCTTATTTGGCAGATAGGGCGCTGATGTGGTAACTTTAGAGGGTGCTGATGTGGCAGCACTACGGCCTCTTGTGAGCTTGTTTGTCAGTACTCAGTGGGGGCTAAATGGGCAAAACATGATAGATAGAGACCGAGGGAGAACCaactagagagagaaagaaccAAGACAGCCATTCCAGGCCACACACTGGTATCAAGAGGGTGAAGAACACACGTACAAGCACAAAATAGAGTTCATCTGAACCTGACGCATCGATTCATCCTAAAATTTAAAATCTATGATGAGCAACCCCAGTAGCAGGACATTACTCAACATGATGGCATGCAACTAATATTATCGACAAGAAATCACCGGCCTTGTTTCAGGATCCTACTTAGATACAAACCTACTGACTGATGAGAAAGAGAGCCATGCGATGCAACAGTCTGGATTCTAGATCTAAGTGCTACTGCCTTTCAAGATAAACACTGCTTCTAATCTTCACTTGATACACAGTTGAAGGCAGCTA
The genomic region above belongs to Panicum virgatum strain AP13 chromosome 8N, P.virgatum_v5, whole genome shotgun sequence and contains:
- the LOC120686583 gene encoding chlorophyll a-b binding protein CP26, chloroplastic-like; protein product: MAALAPSKILGTQLNFAGSSRYATTTPTAGAQKIVSLFKKKPAQKPKPAAVSSSSPDISDELAKWYGPDRRIFLPDGLLDRSEVPEYLTGEVAGDYGYDPFGLGKKPGDFAKYQAYELIHARWAMLGAAGAVIPEACNKFGANCGPEAVWFKTGALLLDGNTLSYFGNSIPINLVVAVIAEVVLVGGAEYYRIINGLDLEDKLHPGGPFDPLGLASDPDQAAILKVKEIKNGRLAMFSMLAFFIQAYVTGEGPVENLAKHLSDPFGNNLLTVISGAAERTPSL